A stretch of Anolis sagrei isolate rAnoSag1 chromosome X, rAnoSag1.mat, whole genome shotgun sequence DNA encodes these proteins:
- the LOC132782043 gene encoding protein disulfide-isomerase A2, whose translation MGHLPEWMILMLIPCLALSWVRGAATQEGQTPTEGQPGPSEGGALPGEPDLKEEKEEEEVLVLDKQRFAQALQENRLLLVLFHAPWSDLCQALAPEYSKAAVMLKEEGSGGALRLASVDGTQELELRKEFGVAGFPTFKLFREGDRSHPIDYKGEREAEAIVAWMKRKARPSAPLLTAEEEVTAFLGAHPVSAIGFFHDPEGQEARLFCKVADDMDDGIVAVALTDRPALFHKYGVLGETVALFRRMDTEGSDVPRVDFPVDEELSLDETELAHFLVVQSLEPVVEFTNQNSSRIFGAKVPNHLLLFLNKTEGPHPGLLEGFRGAAPTFRDQVLFVVADVGGDGASLLHFFGLKSHQVPALRFIHIETNQKYSLDIEEGQGLSANTINTFCQDVLESRVQPYFMSEEPPSDWDQRPVKTLVGQTFEQVALDESKDVFVKFYAPWCPHSKAMAPAWEQLGQRFQDRQDILIAEMDATANEVPGLPIRAFPTLYYFPAGKGREMTEYQGDRDLESLSMFLENRGETPPKEEPPEAPKEELKEESQAKPPEPKVEL comes from the exons ATGGGCCACTTGCCTGAGTGGATGATACTGATGCTGATCCCATGCCTGGCCCTGTCTTGGGTACGAGGGGCAGCCACTCAGGAGGGGCAGACTCCCACAGAGGGACAGCCAGGGCCCAGCGAAGGGGGAGCCCTCCCTGGAGAACCTGACctcaaagaggagaaggaggaagaagaggtctTGGTCCTCGACAAGCAGCGCTTTGCACAGGCCTTGCAGGAGAACCGGCTGCTCCTGGTGCTTTTCC ATGCCCCCTGGAGCGACCTCTGCCAGGCGCTGGCCCCCGAATACTCCAAGGCGGCTGTCATGCTGAAGGAGGAAGGGTCCGGTGGCGCCCTGAGGCTGGCTTCGGTGGACGGaacgcaggagctggagctgcggAAGGAGTTTGGCGTCGCTGGGTTCCCAACTTTCAAGCTCTTCCGGGAGGGTGACCGCAGCCACCCCATAGACTACAAAG GTGAGAGGGAGGCTGAGGCAATTGTGGCCTGGATGAAGCGGAAGGCCAGACCCAGCGCTCCACTGCTCACCGCGGAGGAGGAGGTCACAGCCTTCCTGGGTGCCCATCCAGTGTCTGCCATCGGATTCTTCCAC GACCCTGAGGGTCAGGAGGCGCGCCTCTTCTGCAAGGTGGCCGACGATATGGACGATGGTATTGTGGCCGTGGCCCTCACTGACCGCCCAGCCCTCTTCCATAAATACGGTGTCTTGGGGGAAACGGTGGCCCTCTTCCGGCGGATG GACACGGAGGGCAGTGATGTCCCCAGAGTGGATTTCCCCGTTGACGAGGAGCTGAGCCTGGATGAGACAGAGTTGGCTCACTTCCTTGTAGTGCAAAGTCTGGAGCCGGTGGTGGAATTCACAAACCAG AACTCTTCCAGGATATTTGGAGCCAAGGTCCCCAACCACCTGCTACTCTTCCTCAACAAGACAGAGGGGCCCCATCCGGGACTACTGGAAGGCTTCCGGGGAGCGGCCCCCACCTTCCGGGACCAG GTGCTCTTTGTGGTGGCTGATGTCGGTGGGGATGGGGCCAGCCTGCTCCACTTCTTCGGCCTGAAGAGCCATCAGGTCCCTGCCCTTCGGTTCATTCACATCGAGACCAACCAGAAGTATTCCTTGGACATTGAGGAAGGGCAGGGCCTCTCCGCAAATACCATCAACACCTTCTGCCAGGATGTGCTGGAGAGCAGAGTCCAG CCCTACTTCATGAGCGAGGAGCCCCCAAGCGACTGGGACCAGCGGCCAGTGAAGACCTTGGTGGGGCAGACCTTTGAGCAGGTGGCCTTGGATGAGAGCAAGGATGTCTTCGTCAAGTTCT ATGCCCCCTGGTGCCCCCACTCCAAGGCCATGGCGCCCGCTTGGGAGCAGCTGGGCCAGAGGTTCCAGGACCGGCAGGACATCCTCATTGCCGAGATGGACGCCACGGCCAACGAGGTGCCAGGGCTGCCTATCCGCGCCTTCCCCACGCTCTACTACTTCCCTgctggaaaaggaagagag ATGACAGAGTACCAGGGTGACAGAGACCTAGAGAGCCTCTCAATGTTCCTGGAAAACCGGGGGGAAACCCCTCCCAAAGAGGAGCCCCCG GAGGCCCCCAAAGAGGAGCTGAAGGAGGAGAGCCAAGCGAAGCCTCCAGAGCCAAAAGTTGAGTTGTAA